Part of the Mycolicibacterium thermoresistibile genome, TGGTGCTGGCCACCGCCAGGTTCAGCCCGCCCAGGGTGACCCGGGCGGGTTCGTCCGGCCGCACACCGGGGTACCGGGCGAACCCGAACACCTCTTTGCTGGCATTCAGGGCGAGGTCGAACTGTTCGTCGGTCGGCGCGAAGGTGCCGACATCGTTGATGCTGCCGCGCAGCGCGGGGTTCTCGTTCAGCGGCAGGAAGCCCACCCCGCCCTTGATCGCGTTCTCCAGCAGCGACGGCAACACGTAGGGCCAGTTCACCTCCAGCGCGGCCCGGCCCTGTTCCAGCGCCAACCGAGCGGTGTTCTCGTCGGTCTGGGTGATCGACGGATCGGCCCCGGGCGCGGTGGCCACGGCCTTGATGATCTCCAGCGCCTTCACCGTCGCAGCACGATGTTCGGGGGTGTCGGTCAACGTGACTCGCTGCCCGTCGTCGGAAAGCACCTGTCCCCCGGCGCTTTCCAGCAGCGTGTTGAACCACACCACCAGCCCTTCGTACTGTTTCCCTTGCACCGCAATCCAGCTGGGCCCACCCTGGGCGTGCAGCCGGGCGGCCTCGGACAGCATCTCGTCCCACGTTGCCGGGGGTTCGTCCATCAGATCCGCTCGGTACCAGAGCAACTGGGTGTTGGTGGTGATGGGCGCGGCGTACAACTCGCCATTCCACTTGGCGGTTTCCAGCGGTCCGGGCAACGTGTTGGTGGTGGCGTCGGCCTCGGCCAGTCCGGCCGGGTCCTCGGACAGCGGTAGCGCCCAGCCGGCTTCGGCGAACTCGGCGGTCCACACCACATCGAGCGCCATCACGTCCAGCGACCGATCGTTACCGGTGAGCCGGCGAGCCAGCTGCAACCGCTGGGCGTCGGCCTCGCGCGGCAGGCTGCGCTGCTCGATGCGGAACCGGCCACCGAGTTCGGCGTTGCACCGTTGCGCGACAGCAGTGAACGTGGCCGCCTCGTTTGCCGGCGTGTAGTAGCTGATGACGATCTCACCGCTGTCGGAGCCACAAGCGGCGACCGTCGAGGCCGTCATCAACGCGACCGCTGCTGTTGCACACCACCGTCGAGCGCGCACCACCTGCCTCCCGTCCACCCAGGAACCCTCGCGCCGCAAACCGTAGAGGTAGACGTACCAGATCCGCAACACCTGACGTGCGTACGGGTCCCAATCGTGACCTGGGCCGCAGCGTCGTCAGAGAGTCAAGCGGGCCAGCATATCCCGGCCCCGTTCGGCATTCTGCGGATCGCACAGGACGTCGTAGCGGCCGGCGACCAGCTGCATGGTGGAGCTGAAATCTCTTGTCCCGCGAGCCATCGCATACGGGACGGCCGAGGTGATCAGGCCGAACACGATGCCGAGCAGCAGGCCGGTCAGCAACGCGCTCCACGGGGCGGGGCTGAAGAAACTCAGGATCAGGCCGATGAACAGACCCAGCCAGGCGCCGGTGAGCATGCCGCCACCGAGCACCTTGGGCCAGCTCAGGCGGCCGGTGACCCGTTCGACCTGCATCAGGTCCACCCCGACGATGGTCACCTGCTGCACCGGGAACTGTTGGTCGGACAGATAGTCGACAGCGCGCTGCGCCTCGGCGTAGGTGGGATAGGACCCGATCGGCCATCCTTTGGGTGGCGTCGGCAGACCGGGAGCGGGTGTGCGCCCCGGCACCTGGGGCTGACCGGGGTTCTGTCCGGGTGAGAACGGGCTGGTCATCGGTCGTCATTCTCCCCTATTCGCACCTGATATGCACTGCTCACGTACTCTTTCGGCCACTTCGGCAGCACCGTTCGCTCTACCAGCGACGTTCACCTCGTAGGCTAGGTTGACAGCATGACAAATCCGGGGAACGCGGACGGGACACCACCCGCTGAAGGACAGCCGGGGCCATCGGAGACCGGTGCGGACGACCTCGCCCGGGAGCCCACCGGCGGCGCCGACCCCACCGCATCCGAGCACACCCCCGACCAGCCGACCGCTGCCGATCAGGCGGCCGACCAGGCCGGGGACCGACCGGACGAGCAGGCCTTCGACGGGTCGTGGGCGGCGGCCGGTGAGACCGCGCCGGCGTACGGCGAGTCGCCGCCGGCCGGGTTCGCACCGCTCGACTACCCCGGGGCCGGGGCCGGTACCGAGCCGTACCAGCCGTCCGGTTACCCGGCCCCTCCGCCGGGAGCGCAGTATCCGCCGCCCTACCCTCCGGGACCCCAGCAGCCCGGGTATGGCTACCCCGCGCCGCCGCCGTATGACGCGCCCCGGTATCCGACGCCGCCCTACGATCCCGCCCAACCCCCGCAGTTCGGGGCCGGACAGTTCGGGGCAGCGGGGTACCCGGACCCGAACCAACCGGGCTATCCCGGCTACTACGGATACCCGCAGGGCTACAGCCAGGGATACACCCAGCCGCCGAGCACCAACACGTTGTCGATCTGGTCGCTGGTCATCTCGCTGATCAGCATTCCGCTGCTGTGCAGTGGCCTGCTGTCGTTTTTGGCACCGCCCGCCGCGATCGCCGGGATCGTGCTCGGTTCGCTGGGGTTGAACCAGATCAAGAACACCGGCGAGAACGGGCGTGCACTGGCCATCGGCGGAATCGTGGCCGGCGCCGCGGTGCTCGTGATGGTCGTGGTGATCATCCTGATGATCATGCTGGCCGCGGCGGCCGGCGCATGAGCTGACGCCCACCGGCGGGCCGTCAGCTCGGCGGCTGGAACCGTCCCCCGGTGCGGGTCATCCCCGCGGCCCGCCCCTTGGCGGCGATCACCAGCGCCATCTTGCGGCTGGCCTCGTCGATCATCTCGTCGCCGAGCATCGCCGCGCCGCGGGCACCGCCGGCCTGCGAGGTGTACCACTCGTAGGCCTCCAGGATCAGTTCAGCGTGGTTGTAGTCCTCCTGGCGCGGGCTGAAAACCTCGTTGCCCGCGGCGATCTGATCCGGATGCAACACCCACTTGCCGTCATATCCCAGCGCCGCGGACCGGGCCGCCACCCGGCGGAACGCCTCGACATCGCGGATCTGCAGGAACGGCCCGTCGATCGCGGCGATGCCGTGGGTGCGTGCCGCGATCAGGATCCGCATCAGCACATGGTGATAGGCGTCGCCGACGTCATATCCCTCGGGTTGCTCCCCGACCACCAGCGTGCGCATGTTGAGGCTGGCCATCAGGTCGGCGGGGCCCAGCACCAGAGCCTGCACCCGCGGGGCGGCGGCGATCGCGTCGATGTTGGTCAAACCCTGCGCGTTCTCGATCTGGGCCTCGATCCCGATGCGCCCGACGGGCAGTCCGTGCTGCACCTCCAACTGCGACAACAACAGGTCCAGCGCATGGATGTGTGAGACGTCGGTCACCTTCGGCAACACGATGATGTCGAGGTGCGCGCCCGCGGCCGACACCACTTCGATGACATCGGAATGGGTCCACGGGGTGCTCCAGTCGTTGACCCGGACCCCGCGCATCTGATCGCCCCAGCCGTCCTCGGCCAGCGCCGCGGCGACCCGAGTCCGGGCCTCGGCCTTGGCATCCGGCGCCACGGCGTCCTCGAGGTCGAGGAAAACCTGGTCCGCCGGCAGGGTCTTGGCCTTGGCGATCATCTTCGCGCTGCTGCCCGGCACCGACAGACATGTCCGGCGGGGGCGAACAGAATTGTCGGGTCGATTCACATTCTGCACGCCTACAGTCTCTACCCTTTGACTCATGGCGTCGGTGAACCGGGTCTATGCCGCCCGACTCGCGGGGATGGTCGTCCTGGGCCCCGACGGCGAATCCATCGGCCGGGTGCGCGATGTGGTGATCAGCATCAGCATCGTCCGTCAGCAGCCCCGGGTGCTCGGGTTGGTCGTCGAATTACTTACCCGGCGAAGGATTTTCGTGCCGATACTGCGTGTCACCGCGATCGAGCCGGGCGCGGTGACACTCAACACGGCCAATGTCTCGCTGCGCAGGTTCGCCCAGCGTCCCGGTGAGGTGCTGGTGCTGGGGCAGGTGGTGGAGACCCGGGTGCGCATCAACGACCCCGACCTCCCCGACCTCGCCGGAGTCGACCTCGTCGTCGTCGATCTGGGCATCGAACAGAGCCGGACCCGCGACTGGCTGGTCACCAGGGTGGCGGTGCGCCGCCCGCACCGGCGACTGACCCGCCGCAGCAACATCTACGTCACCGACTGGCAGTACGTGGTGCAGGGGCTCACCCCGTCCGGACTGGCGCTGCCGGATCAGGGTGTCGCCCAGTTGCTCGAACAGTTCGAAGGTCAACGCCCGGTGGAGGTTGCCGACGCGCTGCGCGAACTGCCGCCCAAACGGCGCTTCGAGGTGATCGCCGCGTTCGACGACGACCGGTTGGCCGATGTGCTGCAGGAACTCACCGCCGCCGAGCAGACCCAGGTGCTGCGGCAGCTGAAAACCGACCGCGCCGCCACGGTGCTGGAGGCGATGGATCCGGACGACGCGGCTGATCTGCTGGGCGCGTTGGCGCCGACGGACGCCGAGGCGTTGTTGCGCCGGATGGACCCGGAGGACTCCGAGGACGTCCGCCGGCTGCTGAGCCACTCCCCCAACACCGCCGGCGGTCTGATGACCTCCGAGCCGGTCGTGCTGTCACCTGGCACGACCGTCGCCGAGGCGCTGGCGCGGGTCCGCGACCCGGACCTGACCCCGGCCGTGGCGTCGGTGGCGTTCGTGACCCGGCCCCCCACCGCCACGCCGACCGGCCACTATCTGGGCTGTGTGCACCTGCAACGGCTGCTGCGGGAACCACCCGCGGCGCTGGTCAGCGGCATCCTCGACGCCGACCTGCCGGTGCTGCATCCCGAGGAGTCGCTGGCCGCGGTCACCCGCTACTTCGCCGCCTACAACCTGGTCTGCGGGCCGGTGGTGGACGAGCAGAACCATCTGCTCGGTGCGGTGTCGGTCGACGACGTGCTCGACCATCTGCTGCCCGATGACTGGCGGCAGCAGGAGGAACCGGAACTGACCGACGCCGAGGGGCTGACGTGAGCGAACTGTCGGCACGGCAACGGCTGGACACCCCCCGCGCGTCCCGCGGCCTGGACCTCGGTCTGGGCCTGGACGTCGACGCGATGGGCCGGTTCAGTGAGCGCATCGCCCGGTTCCTGGGCACCGGACGGTATCTGGCCGCCCAGACCATCGTGGTGGTCGTGTGGATCGCGCTGAACATCGGCGCGTTCGCCTGGCAGTGGGACCCGTATCCGTTCATCCTGCTGAACCTGGCGTTCTCCACCCAGGCCGCCTACGCCGCGCCGCTGATCCTGCTCGCCCAGAACCGGCAGGAGAACCGCGACCGGGTGGCGCTGGAGGAGGACCGTCGCCGCGCCGAGCAGACGAAGGCCGACACCGAGTACCTGGCCCGTGAACTGGCGTCGCTGCGGCTGGCCATCGGCGAGGTCGCCACCCGCGACTACCTGCGCCGCGAGCTCGACGAACTGCGCGAAATGCTCTCCGAACTGCAGCGTCACGGCGGCACCGGCGACACCGGCGACTTCGGGCCGCCCGAGCCCTCCGGCCGGCCGGCGCCACCCAGCGAGTGAAACCCGGGAGTGCGGCCCGGGAGTGAGCGCAGGGCCGGTGCGCCCGGCGGATCCGGCGTCCGCGCCCGTCGGACCCGATTCGAAACCCGACATGGCCGGTGTTCGCCATTGCGTCAACAGGCCAGGTACGACTAGGTATGGTGACTTGGTTCACTTACGTCGTCACGACCCGAGGATGGTTGAGTGCGCATACGGGGACGAGCCGCCGTCGCGGCGGCGCGGCGCCGGTTGAGCCGCGCAGTGAATCGACCCGCCTTGAACCGACCCGCCTTCGGGCTCGCCGTGATCACCCCACTGGTCTTCGCCGGTGCGGTCGGCGGCTCCGGACCACTCCAGTTCCCGCACGAGTCCGACACCGCGGTCACCCCGCTGGCCGCGGTCAGCCCGGAGCCGGTGGACCGGTCCGGCCCGACCGTCGTGGCGCTGCAGAAGAAGCCCGCCCCGTTCCATTTCGTCGAATCCACGGTGGCCGCCCCACCCCCGGCAGCGGTGGTCAATACCCCGGGCACGCTGGGCATACCCGCGATGGCGCTGCGGGCCTACCGCAACGCGGAGCGGATGATGGCGCACGCCCAGCCGGAGTGCGGGGTGAGCTGGAACCTGCTGGCCGGAATCGGCCGGATCGAGTCGATGCACGCCTACGGCGGCGCCACCGACGCCAACGGCACCGCGATACGACCGATCCTGGGTCCGCTGTTGGACGGATCCCTGCCGGGCAACGAGATCATCGTGCAGAGCCGCACCGCCGACCGGGTCACCTATGCCCGCGCGCTGGGGCCGATGCAGTTCCTGCCCGGCACCTGGGCGCGCTTCGCCTCCGACGGTGACGGCGACGGCAAGGCCGATGTGCAGAACCTGTTCGACTCCACGCTGGCCGCCGCCCGCTATCTGTGCAGCGGCGGGATGAATCTGCGGGATCCCTCGCATGTCATGCAGGCGCTGCTGCGGTACAACAACTCGGTCGCCTATGCGCACAATGTGATGGGCTGGGCGGCCGCGTACGCCACCGGTGTGCACCCGGTGGATCTGCCACCGCTGACCGGTCCGGTGCCGTCGCTCAACTCCCATGTGTCCGGCTACGACGGGCTCGGCCCCGGTTCCCCGCTGAACGCCATGGGCCTGTCGCCGGGTGATCCGCTGGCGGTGCTGCCGCTGATCGACGGTCGTGCGGAGGCCGCCACCCGGCTTCCCGGCCCGGTCCCCGGGTTCGCGCCGAACCAGGAGCTGGGGCCGTTGCCCGGCCCGGCCCCGGAGTCGCCCGCCACGCCCACGACCCAGGAGGCGCCGCCGTGGGTGCCGCCCTGGATGCAACCCCCGGAGCCGGAGTGCGTGGTGTTCTGCCTCAAGCCGACCGCGCCGCCGGCCCCGCCGCTGGGGCAGCCAGCACCGCCGCAGGTCGCGCCGGCACCGCCGGCTCCCGGCCCGGCGCCCGAGGCTCCACCCGAGCCCGGCCCCGCGCTCGCCGACCCGGCGCAGCCACCGGCACCCGGCCCCGCACCGGGCCCGGCTCCCGCTGCGGTGCCCGGCCCGGGTCACTGAGATAGCCGCGGGCCTACACTCGTGGGTGATGACCCACACCCCGGAAGACCTGACAGCGGCCGTGCGCGCGGCGCTGGCCAAGGTGATCGACCCCGAGCTGCGGAAGCCGATCACCGAACTCGGCATGGTCAAAAGTGTCACCGTCGGATCCGACAGCGCCGTGCACGTGGACGTGTACCTGACCACCTCGGCGTGTCCGAAGAAGACCGAGATCGCCGATGCGGTGCGTGCCGCGGTCACCGATGTGCCCGGCACCGGCGCGGTGACCGTCGGGCTCGACGTGATGGACGACGAACAACGGGCCGAACTGCGCAAGAAGCTGCGCGGTGACTCCCGCGAACCCGTCATCCCGTTCGCCCAGCCGGGGTCGCTGACCAGGGTGTACGCGGTCGCCTCGGGTAAAGGCGGGGTCGGCAAGTCCAGTGTGACGGTGAACCTCGCCGCCGCGATGGCCGCGCGGGGGCTGTCCGTCGGGGTCCTCGACGCCGACATCTACGGGCACTCGGTGCCGCGCATGATGGGCACCGAGGACCGGCCGGTGCAGGTCGACTCGATGATCGTGCCGCCCGTCGCGCACAACGTGAAGGTCATCTCGATCGCGATGTTCACCGCCGGCAACACCCCGGTGGTGTGGCGGGGCCCGATGCTGCACCGGGCGTTGCAGCAGTTCCTCGCCGACGTGTACTGGGGCGACCTCGACGTGTTGCTCCTCGATCTGCCACCGGGCACCGGTGACGTGGCGATCTCGGTGGCCCAGTTGATTCCGAGTGCCGAGATCCTGGTGGTCACCACACCGCAGGCCGCGGCAGCCGAGGTCGCCGAACGGGCCGGCGCGATCGCCCTGCAGACCCGTCAGCGCATCGTCGGCGTGGTGGAGAACATGGCCGGGCTGCAACTGCCCGACGGCACCACGATGAACCTGTTCGGCGAGGGCGGCGGCCAGCAGGTCGCCGAGCGGCTGACCCGCGCCGTCGGCGCCGAGGTGCCGTTACTCGGACAGGTGCCGCTGGATCCCGCGCTGGTGAGCGCCGGTGACGCCGGGGTGCCGCTGGTGTTGTCGGCGCCGGACTCCGCCGCGGGCAAGGAACTGCGCAAGATCGCCGACGCGTTGTCGACGCGCAAACGGGGTCTGGCCGGTATGTCGTTGGGGCTCGACCCGGCTGGTCGCTGAGATTCGGCCGGCTCGACCGGCCGTGCCGGAGCTCGGCGTGCCCACACGGTCTGAGACTGTGCACTCAGCGCGACCAGAGTGCACGGCCCGCGTCGAGGGTGCTCGGCCCGCGTCGACGGTGAGTTCAACGCGTCGAATGGGAACTCCGCGGGTCGACACGCCGGAAACCGCCTCCGGCACCGCACATCCGAACCAGCTCACGCACATTCACAGCAGCTGACGCACATTCGCGGCGGCCGCTGCACATTCGACGGCACGGGCATACCTGAGCGGGCATACCTGAGCGCTCGGTCTGATCAGGTGGCGTCGGGGTCGATCTTCGGGGTGCGCACGGGGGTCTCCGCGTCGACCGGCTGGACCGTATTGGACTGCGTACCCGACGGCGGGTGCGGCGCACGGGAATCGGCGGCGGAACCGGCCCCGTCGGAACCAGGGGTGTCGAACCGGCCGGTGAAGATGGAATCGTCGCCGTCCAGCAGATGTTTGGTGAGCGCGGCCCGCGGCGTCATTCCCCGCAGTTTCTGCAGCTCGCTCAACGGTTCGCGCAGGTCGTCGAACTCCGGACCGAATTCCTCCCGCAGCTGGCTGGTCGCGCCGCTGACATAGTCGCGCACCTGCCGCAGCGCGTTGGCGGTCCAGCGGATGGCGCCGGGTAACCGCTCCGGACCGAGAATCACCAGTCCGGCGATGACCAGGATCACCATCTCACCCCAGCCGACGTTGGAGAACATGGCTACTCTTTGTCTCTGGTACTCGGCTCGGCGTCCGGGGTGATCATCAGCGTCACCGGTCGGCCCTCCCGCAACACCTCGATCGGGGCCTCCTCGCCGACCTTGAGTTGCCGGACCGCGACGACGAACTCGTCGGCGTCGGCCACCGTGCGGTCACCGACCTTGACCACCACGTCGTTCTCCACCAGGCCCCCGCGGTCGGCGGGGCCGCCGACCTTCACGTCGCGGACCAGCGCCCCGGAGGCGAGGTCGTTGCTCACCGACACCGCGGACACCCCCAGCGTCGGATGAGAGATGTGGCCGTCCCGGATCAGGGTCTCCACCACGGTCTTCACCTCGTTGACCGGGATCGCGAAGCCCAGCCCGCTGGCGCTGTCGGACAGCGACTTCCCGGCGGTGTTGATGCCGATGACCTCGGCGTTCATGTTGATCAGCGGGCCGCCGGAGTTGCCGTGGTTGATCGACGCGTCGGTCTGCACGCCGTCGATCACGGTGTCGGTGTCGGTGCCCGAGCGGTTCCCGGACAACGGCACCGGACGGTTCAACGCGCTGATGATGCCGCGCGTGACCGTGCTGCGCAGCCCCAGCGGCGCACCGGCGGCGATGACCTCCTCGCCGACCTGCAGCTTGTCGGAGTCACCCATCCGCGCCACCGTCAGATTGTCGACGTTGTCGACCTTGAGCACCGCGAGGTCGGTTTTCGGGTCACGGCCGACCAGGTTGGCCGGCACCTTGGTGCCGTCGTTGAACACCACCTGGATCTGGAAGTCGGCCGGTTTGGTGGCGGCCTCGGAGATCACGTGATTGTTGGTGACGATGTAGCCGGCGCCGTCGACCACCACACCGGACCCCTGCGAGCCCTCATTGCCCTTCTTGGCCTCGATGGTCACCACCGAGTCGGCGACCGCGGCCGCCACCTCGGCGATCTTTCCGGGTGGCAGGTCCTCACCGCCGCCGGTCTGCAGGGTGACCTTCGAGGTGGTGAACGCCTCGGTGACCTCCGCGGTCACCCGACCCACCCACCCGCCGAGCAGGCCGATCGCGATCGCGAGAACACCGAGGATGGCCAGCGCCGCGTAGGACACCCGCCCGCCGAACAGCACGTCGCGGAGGCCGAGCTTGCCGGTGTCGGCCGGGGCCGGGGCCGGCGGCGGTTCCGGCAGCGCCGGGGTGCCCAGGGCGACGCCGGCGTTGGGGTCGCGCCACGGGTCGGGCGGCGGGTCGTCCGGCGCCTTCTCGGCTTCCAGCGCCCCGGCGTCGGCCGGGTGGCGTTGCAGCGACTCCACACCGGGATGAGGACGCCCGAACGCCTCGGCCAGCACCGGGTCGGGCGCCTGATCGCGGGGGGTGTACTCGCCCTGGTCGACGTACTTCTCCGCGTCGAGGAACGGTCCCGTGACGCCCTCCGGACGTCCGAAGGCCCGCTGCTGGGCCGGATCGACGGGTGGGCGTTCGACGGGCCGCGGCGCCAGACGGTGGCTGTCGTTCGGCTGGTCCTGATTGGTCACCCGGTATCGCTCTCTGTCGGGGAGTTCACTGGTCTCGGGAAGCGCCCGCCGGGGGCCGGCGCAGACCGCTTCGCGAAAACTGCGCCTCTACCCTACCGACGTTTACGCCAGCCGCGAGGCTGCCAGTCAGCAAAGGGTGGGGGCTTCGGATCCTCCGGCGTCGTCGCCGACGTGCGGTTCGGGATCTCCGACAGCAGGCCCCACAGCGAATTGGGCACGTCCACCGGTCGCGACTCCCGCAGCGCCGCCCGGGCCTGGGCCTGCGCGTCGACCTCGGCGGCGCACTGCGGACACAGCGACAGGTGGTGGGCGGCGCGCAGATGGGCGGTCATCCCCAGCTCACCGTCGACGAACGCCGCGACGGCCTCGGTGGACAGATGCTCGGTCGACCCGAACTGGCGCGGCGCGCCGACCGGTGCGTCGTTCTGCGGCGCGAACTGAGCGGGGAGCCAGGAGAACGCACGACGGAACAGATGTCCCGGTTCGGCCATCACCTGGCTCCTCTCAGCTTGATCAGTCGTCACGGGCCCGCGACAGGGCTAGGTCAGGTCGTGACCGTGGTGTTCTTTCGAATGTAGCGCGCAATGCGCCGGGAGACACCCGGCACCGGTCATGCGTCCGCCAATCAGGACCGCCAATCAGGACCGCCAATCAGGACCACCGATCAGGACCACCGATCAGGACGTGGTGGCCGACTGCCCGGAGTTCTGCGAGTGCCGGGCCAGATAGTCCCGCAACGCCTGCCGTCCGCGGTGGATGCGGCTGCGGACGGTGCCCAGCTTCACCCCGAGGGTGGCGCCGATCTCCTCGTAGGACAGCCCCTCGATGTCACACAGCACCACCGCGGCGCGAAAGTCGGGCGGCAGCGAGTCCAGCGCGGCCTGCAGATCCGGACCCAACCGGGCGTCGTGGTAGATCTGCTCCGGATTGGGTGAATTGCCCGGCACCCGGTCGTAGTCCTCGGGCAGGCTCTCCATCCGGATGCGTCCACGCCGCCGCACCATGTCCAGGAACAGGTTCGTGGTGATGCGGTGCAGCCAGCCCTCGAACGTCCCGGGCTGGTAGTTCTGCAGCGACCGGAACACCCGGATGAACGTCTCCTGGGTCAGGTCCTCGGCGTCGTGCTGGTTACCCGACAGCCGGTAGGCCAGCCGGTACACCCGGTCGGCGTGCTGGCGAACCAGCTCGTCCCAGGACGGCATGGTGGACTTGTCCCCGGTGGCGTCGAACACCGCGGTGCCCGTCGGTTCCTCGACGGGCTCGGCCCACTCGGTGGCCTGCGGCGGCGCGAAATGCGTCATCGACGCCGGAACCGACATCGAAAGCGTGCTCTGGGGTGCTGTGCTGATCGCATCCTCCTGTAGGCGGCCGTCATCTGCTCCCGACGGCGTCACGTCCGGATGAACGCGTTCCTCGGCGGGCGTATTCCCGCCTGGCCGGTGCGGGATCCGAGATCCGGCCCAGGCAGGGACCCAGGATCGGGATTGGTCCATGGGAGATACCGTTCCTCATCGCTGTGTGGGAGCACTGGGAGCGCACTGAACGTTCCCTGAGAATGTCAGCTACCCACCCGTCTACCTGGGCAAACCCGTCAAAATTAAGGTTTCGCACAGTTTCCTGCCGGGCGTGTCGCATACCCGGCACCACCGGTTCGCCTACGCTGCGGGCATGACCAGCACCGACGATCCGGGCAGTCGGCCCCTCTCCCATCCTCGTTCCGATACCGCCCAGTCGCTCCTGGCCCATGCCGAGCAGTCCATCTCCGAGGACGAGATCGTCGCCGCAGCACGGGAACGCGCCCACGACATCGGTGTCGGCGCGGTCACTCCGGCGGTGGGTGCGCTGTTGAGCGTGCTGGCCAAGGTGACCGGCGCCAAGGCGGTGGTGGAGGTCGGCACCGGCGCGGGGATCAGCGGGTTGTGGTTGCTGTCGGGGATGCGCGACGACGGTGTGCTCACCACCATCGACCTCGAGCCCGAACATCAGCGCATCGCCAAACAGGCCTTC contains:
- a CDS encoding lytic transglycosylase domain-containing protein, producing the protein MRIRGRAAVAAARRRLSRAVNRPALNRPAFGLAVITPLVFAGAVGGSGPLQFPHESDTAVTPLAAVSPEPVDRSGPTVVALQKKPAPFHFVESTVAAPPPAAVVNTPGTLGIPAMALRAYRNAERMMAHAQPECGVSWNLLAGIGRIESMHAYGGATDANGTAIRPILGPLLDGSLPGNEIIVQSRTADRVTYARALGPMQFLPGTWARFASDGDGDGKADVQNLFDSTLAAARYLCSGGMNLRDPSHVMQALLRYNNSVAYAHNVMGWAAAYATGVHPVDLPPLTGPVPSLNSHVSGYDGLGPGSPLNAMGLSPGDPLAVLPLIDGRAEAATRLPGPVPGFAPNQELGPLPGPAPESPATPTTQEAPPWVPPWMQPPEPECVVFCLKPTAPPAPPLGQPAPPQVAPAPPAPGPAPEAPPEPGPALADPAQPPAPGPAPGPAPAAVPGPGH
- a CDS encoding DUF4190 domain-containing protein translates to MTNPGNADGTPPAEGQPGPSETGADDLAREPTGGADPTASEHTPDQPTAADQAADQAGDRPDEQAFDGSWAAAGETAPAYGESPPAGFAPLDYPGAGAGTEPYQPSGYPAPPPGAQYPPPYPPGPQQPGYGYPAPPPYDAPRYPTPPYDPAQPPQFGAGQFGAAGYPDPNQPGYPGYYGYPQGYSQGYTQPPSTNTLSIWSLVISLISIPLLCSGLLSFLAPPAAIAGIVLGSLGLNQIKNTGENGRALAIGGIVAGAAVLVMVVVIILMIMLAAAAGA
- a CDS encoding magnesium transporter MgtE N-terminal domain-containing protein, whose product is MASVNRVYAARLAGMVVLGPDGESIGRVRDVVISISIVRQQPRVLGLVVELLTRRRIFVPILRVTAIEPGAVTLNTANVSLRRFAQRPGEVLVLGQVVETRVRINDPDLPDLAGVDLVVVDLGIEQSRTRDWLVTRVAVRRPHRRLTRRSNIYVTDWQYVVQGLTPSGLALPDQGVAQLLEQFEGQRPVEVADALRELPPKRRFEVIAAFDDDRLADVLQELTAAEQTQVLRQLKTDRAATVLEAMDPDDAADLLGALAPTDAEALLRRMDPEDSEDVRRLLSHSPNTAGGLMTSEPVVLSPGTTVAEALARVRDPDLTPAVASVAFVTRPPTATPTGHYLGCVHLQRLLREPPAALVSGILDADLPVLHPEESLAAVTRYFAAYNLVCGPVVDEQNHLLGAVSVDDVLDHLLPDDWRQQEEPELTDAEGLT
- a CDS encoding DUF1003 domain-containing protein codes for the protein MSELSARQRLDTPRASRGLDLGLGLDVDAMGRFSERIARFLGTGRYLAAQTIVVVVWIALNIGAFAWQWDPYPFILLNLAFSTQAAYAAPLILLAQNRQENRDRVALEEDRRRAEQTKADTEYLARELASLRLAIGEVATRDYLRRELDELREMLSELQRHGGTGDTGDFGPPEPSGRPAPPSE
- a CDS encoding ABC transporter substrate-binding protein produces the protein MRARRWCATAAVALMTASTVAACGSDSGEIVISYYTPANEAATFTAVAQRCNAELGGRFRIEQRSLPREADAQRLQLARRLTGNDRSLDVMALDVVWTAEFAEAGWALPLSEDPAGLAEADATTNTLPGPLETAKWNGELYAAPITTNTQLLWYRADLMDEPPATWDEMLSEAARLHAQGGPSWIAVQGKQYEGLVVWFNTLLESAGGQVLSDDGQRVTLTDTPEHRAATVKALEIIKAVATAPGADPSITQTDENTARLALEQGRAALEVNWPYVLPSLLENAIKGGVGFLPLNENPALRGSINDVGTFAPTDEQFDLALNASKEVFGFARYPGVRPDEPARVTLGGLNLAVASTTRHKAEAFEAVRCLRNEENQRLTSIEGGLPAVRTSLYDDPQFQAKYPQYEIIRDQLINAAVRPATPVYQAMSTRMSATLAPISQIDPERTADELAEQVQQAIDGKGLIP
- the tatB gene encoding Sec-independent protein translocase protein TatB, translating into MFSNVGWGEMVILVIAGLVILGPERLPGAIRWTANALRQVRDYVSGATSQLREEFGPEFDDLREPLSELQKLRGMTPRAALTKHLLDGDDSIFTGRFDTPGSDGAGSAADSRAPHPPSGTQSNTVQPVDAETPVRTPKIDPDAT
- a CDS encoding general stress protein, whose amino-acid sequence is MTSPFSPGQNPGQPQVPGRTPAPGLPTPPKGWPIGSYPTYAEAQRAVDYLSDQQFPVQQVTIVGVDLMQVERVTGRLSWPKVLGGGMLTGAWLGLFIGLILSFFSPAPWSALLTGLLLGIVFGLITSAVPYAMARGTRDFSSTMQLVAGRYDVLCDPQNAERGRDMLARLTL
- a CDS encoding HpcH/HpaI aldolase/citrate lyase family protein; translation: MSQRVETVGVQNVNRPDNSVRPRRTCLSVPGSSAKMIAKAKTLPADQVFLDLEDAVAPDAKAEARTRVAAALAEDGWGDQMRGVRVNDWSTPWTHSDVIEVVSAAGAHLDIIVLPKVTDVSHIHALDLLLSQLEVQHGLPVGRIGIEAQIENAQGLTNIDAIAAAPRVQALVLGPADLMASLNMRTLVVGEQPEGYDVGDAYHHVLMRILIAARTHGIAAIDGPFLQIRDVEAFRRVAARSAALGYDGKWVLHPDQIAAGNEVFSPRQEDYNHAELILEAYEWYTSQAGGARGAAMLGDEMIDEASRKMALVIAAKGRAAGMTRTGGRFQPPS
- a CDS encoding Mrp/NBP35 family ATP-binding protein, whose amino-acid sequence is MTHTPEDLTAAVRAALAKVIDPELRKPITELGMVKSVTVGSDSAVHVDVYLTTSACPKKTEIADAVRAAVTDVPGTGAVTVGLDVMDDEQRAELRKKLRGDSREPVIPFAQPGSLTRVYAVASGKGGVGKSSVTVNLAAAMAARGLSVGVLDADIYGHSVPRMMGTEDRPVQVDSMIVPPVAHNVKVISIAMFTAGNTPVVWRGPMLHRALQQFLADVYWGDLDVLLLDLPPGTGDVAISVAQLIPSAEILVVTTPQAAAAEVAERAGAIALQTRQRIVGVVENMAGLQLPDGTTMNLFGEGGGQQVAERLTRAVGAEVPLLGQVPLDPALVSAGDAGVPLVLSAPDSAAGKELRKIADALSTRKRGLAGMSLGLDPAGR